CACGCCGACGATGCCCGTCACGTCGATCTCGGCGTCGAGCTCTTCGCGCACCTCCCTCATGACAGCCTCGAGAGGTTCCTCCCCTGGTTCGACGGCTCCGCCGACCAGGCTCCAGGTTCGTGAGTGGGCGTGCCGGGCCAGCAGCATCCGTTCGCCGTCTCGGATGACGGCGGTGACGCCCGGAAGGAGCAGAAGATCGTGACCGATCCGGGAGCGGAGGGACTGGATGTAATCGGATGCCGGCACCGGACCATGCTTGCAGGCGGCGCGGCCCGCTCCGATCGGTGAGCGAGCGCGCCTCGCTCAACGACCGAACCGGTCGACAGCATCGATGAATGCCGCGAGTCGCGCTTCGCGCGCACCGCCGATCTCAACGATGCGAGCCCGCGGACCGACGAGATCTTCGTCGTCGACAAGGTCGAGAAGGATGTCGTTCATCATCTCGCGGAGCTCAGCGTCTTCTCCGTCCTCGTCTGGGGCCGGTCCGTCGACGTCATCGGCAGCGAGAGGGAGGACGACGACGAGGTCGACGTGTCGCATCGCCTCAGCGGTGATCGCTCTCGCGCGGTCGAGCAGATCGGGGTCGATGCCGGCGACATCCATGCGATCGAGCGCCCACAGGTAGGCGAGGAAGTCGAGCGGTCCGCGCTCGGCGATCAGGTCCGCAGCCTCCGGGTGCCGCAGACGATCCGCCGCGATGCGCAGCTGCGCCGCGAACGCCGCCGGATGCGGACCGTCCCAGCGCTCGTCGATGAGCTCGAAGGGGTCGGGAAGGACGACGAATTGCGGATGCCGGAGCGCGAAGTCGGAGATGAGCGTGCTCTTGCCGGTGGCGTGCGTCCCCGACACGACGATGCGCATGCGGGAACCC
The Microbacterium sp. SLBN-154 DNA segment above includes these coding regions:
- a CDS encoding AAA family ATPase, translating into MRIVVSGTHATGKSTLISDFALRHPQFVVLPDPFELIDERWDGPHPAAFAAQLRIAADRLRHPEAADLIAERGPLDFLAYLWALDRMDVAGIDPDLLDRARAITAEAMRHVDLVVVLPLAADDVDGPAPDEDGEDAELREMMNDILLDLVDDEDLVGPRARIVEIGGAREARLAAFIDAVDRFGR
- a CDS encoding NUDIX domain-containing protein, whose protein sequence is MPASDYIQSLRSRIGHDLLLLPGVTAVIRDGERMLLARHAHSRTWSLVGGAVEPGEEPLEAVMREVREELDAEIDVTGIVGVYGGEPLMVTYPNGDRVGYVTTAYECVLRTPPTPDGVELIEIGWFERHDISSLDRRGWIDRVLADVRGSAGRRRRRRFRG